TTGATTGACTCACACAGTATGGTATTTGTTCCAGATAATGCTGTAATAGTGCTGCTGTGCTGTTGGATCAAACCAGAGATAGAATTTCTCTTCTCTGCCTGTGCTGACACTTCCATTGCCATAAACATTTGTCTGGATGACCCAATCATTCCTCTTATCATGACCAAGCAATTCAATATCAATCTCATCATGGTTGTGTGGGTACACATCTGCATTTGACAGCTGAATTTCccaagaaaatgacaaattaatctcaaattttcctttattttttcaaCAGAAAACAATACGAAAATGAAGAGCTGCTTACATAGAAGGCTACAACAACTCCAGGGGAGAGACCAGAAGGCAACTTTATTGCAGAACTGAAGAACCCATAGAGGTATTTGTTCTTGGAGACCAATCCAGAGCCTGTTAAACAACTCAAAAAACAGTTAGAGAAGGAAATTTTACAAACCAAATCAAAGGGTTTACTTGATTGATTGTATATTTACCTGATTCTTTGTCCAGACTAAGATTGGCCAAAGACCCATTATTGAAAAGCTTAACATTTGAGCCACCAAAAGATGTAGAAAAACTCTGCTCAAAGGATACATGACTGAATAGATCTGTTAAGTGAGGGACACCAGGAGGTGTGTAAACCTTGCTGTGTGAAGAAACCACTACTGtcatacaaaatatcatcaagAGACACAGTTGCAACTTCTTCTGCAAAAAATCCATACTGATGAACAATTTGAAGATGGGTAGTTTTGGTCAGTTATATACATACATGGAGAGGGATGTTGGTAATATTCTTGCTTAGTTGTTCAGTAGCTGGCTTCCTTTTTCTCCTAGTATCACTTTCTTTTGTGATCCTAAAAGACAAATTAATCATGTGGGGTTGATTTTCTTTTGGGATTGCTTTGTAGATCTTGTGGGTTTTGTCATGAAGTGATCATGGACTATAAAACTGACCATTCTGCAGATATACTTACACACACTTGATGGGACCTGCAGCTTAATTTTACCTGCACATGGACATTTCAATGAATCTCTCTTCGCACTCCATATCTCCATGTCCTTTTCTTACCCAAGTTTCCTGCACTAAAGATGAAGATTATGTGATCTGCCTCAATCATGATTGATGGGTTTGATCGTGATTAGTAGTGGATTAAAATGTTTTTCTCCCTGGTTATAATTAACGTGAGTGGATCTACCAGAAGTATTATAGCTGGCGTTGGACATGTTGGATATGACAGTTAACAAATTGCAGGTACTGCCACACAATTGCAATTAAAGCTGGACTTCTATAGCAAGCAATAACAGTTTGCACATAATTTTCAGTTCCAAGACAATTTGAAGGGGAGAAATTGGTTGAGGACAGCAGGAAATGTTGAGGATGTCTGGACGGACCAATATGGTTGGGCTTTATAGTGCATATTCCATGTGGATATGTCTTTAGGGCTTTTGAGTTTTTGACTCAATACTTTGGATGTATATATGCTACTTGCAGGTGATATCTAGAACCCAGGTTATTTTTACGAACTTGTTTGGTGGACAATTCAGGTGGATTGAGAGGCGTTAGAGAGAGTTGGTTTCGAAAGAGTTGGTTTTGGAATTTGAAACAGTACTTGTTTTGGACAGAGAAGTGTGATGAAAGATGTAACAAACCGTTGTTTCATATGGTTAAGTTAATTGTTTGAGCTTATTAATACATATGCGTGGAAGGTCGCATGTTC
This genomic stretch from Tripterygium wilfordii isolate XIE 37 chromosome 22, ASM1340144v1, whole genome shotgun sequence harbors:
- the LOC119990817 gene encoding probable xyloglucan endotransglucosylase/hydrolase protein 33 is translated as MDFLQKKLQLCLLMIFCMTVVVSSHSKVYTPPGVPHLTDLFSHVSFEQSFSTSFGGSNVKLFNNGSLANLSLDKESGSGLVSKNKYLYGFFSSAIKLPSGLSPGVVVAFYLSNADVYPHNHDEIDIELLGHDKRNDWVIQTNVYGNGSVSTGREEKFYLWFDPTAQQHYYSIIWNKYHTVFFVDNIPVREFVHNNGFSSVYPSKPMSVHATIWDGSEWATHGGKYPVNYKYAPFVVSFAEMEATGCITSSTPGGVGSSCSKAAPSSVDPVEGQDFVRLSSQQSVAMDWARRKLMFYSYCNDKPRYKVMPPECK